In Streptomyces nojiriensis, one genomic interval encodes:
- a CDS encoding NAD(P)-dependent oxidoreductase, protein MKITVFGATGGVGREVVRQALDAGHEVTAVVRDPARLPVPAHERLHVATVADVTDVEAVLPVVSGRDAVVSALGAATNKQAKAKPVAGPALSAITSAMDRAGVRPLSAVSAAPVGPLPEGAGIFTRAVVFPLLRRLLRDVYADLADMEAAMAASGTRWTVVRPPMLQNKPRTGTYRRAIDANVPGGRVIPRADVADALLSVLTDPSCSGHAVGVAS, encoded by the coding sequence ATGAAGATCACGGTGTTCGGGGCCACGGGCGGCGTCGGCCGCGAGGTCGTCCGGCAGGCGCTGGACGCGGGACATGAGGTGACCGCTGTCGTGCGGGACCCGGCGCGGCTTCCCGTTCCCGCCCACGAGCGGCTCCACGTGGCCACGGTGGCCGATGTGACCGACGTCGAGGCGGTGCTCCCCGTGGTGAGCGGGCGGGACGCGGTGGTCTCGGCGCTGGGCGCGGCGACCAACAAGCAGGCGAAGGCGAAGCCCGTCGCGGGCCCGGCCCTGAGCGCGATCACCTCGGCCATGGACCGTGCGGGGGTGCGGCCGCTGTCGGCCGTGAGCGCCGCACCCGTCGGCCCGCTGCCGGAGGGCGCGGGGATCTTCACCCGCGCCGTGGTCTTCCCGCTGCTGCGCCGACTGCTGCGGGACGTCTACGCGGACCTCGCGGACATGGAGGCGGCGATGGCCGCGAGCGGGACGCGGTGGACGGTCGTCAGGCCGCCGATGCTGCAGAACAAGCCCCGCACCGGCACCTACCGGCGCGCCATCGACGCCAACGTCCCCGGCGGCCGGGTCATCCCCCGCGCCGATGTGGCGGACGCCCTCCTGAGCGTCCTCACGGACCCGTCCTGCAGCGGCCACGCGGTGGGCGTCGCCTCCTGA
- the uvrA gene encoding excinuclease ABC subunit UvrA: MTDRLIVRGAREHNLKNVSLDLPRDSLIVFTGLSGSGKSSLAFDTIFAEGQRRYVESLSSYARQFLGQMDKPDVDFIEGLSPAVSIDQKSTSRNPRSTVGTITEVYDYLRLLFARIGKPHCPECRRPISRQSPQAIVDKVLALPEGSRFQVLSPLVRERKGEFVDLFSDLQTKGYSRARVDGETIQLSEPPTLKKQEKHTIEVVIDRLTVKESAKRRLTDSVETALGLSGGMVILDFVDLAEDDPERERMYSEHLYCPYDDLSFEELEPRSFSFNSPFGACPECTGIGTRMEVDPELIVPDEDKSLDEGAVSPWSLGHTKDYFQRLIGALAQELGFRTDIAWAGLPARAKKALLYGHKTQIEVRYRNRYGRERAYTTAFEGAVPFVKRRHAESESDASRERFEGYMREVPCPTCEGTRLKPIVLAVTVMEKSIAEVAAMSISECADFLGRMRLDARDKKIAERVLKEVNERLRFLVDVGLDYLSLNRAAGTLSGGEAQRIRLATQIGSGLVGVLYVLDEPSIGLHQRDNHRLIETLVRLRDMGNTLIVVEHDEDTIKVADWVVDIGPGAGEHGGKVVHSGSLKELLKNTESMTGQYLSGKKSIEIPDVRRPVNGERKLTVHGAKENNLRDIDVSFPLGVLTAVTGVSGSGKSTLVNDILYTHLARELNGARSVPGRHTRVDGDDLVDKVVHVDQSPIGRTPRSNPATYTGVFDHVRKLFAETMEAKVRGYLPGRFSFNVKGGRCENCSGDGTIKIEMNFLPDVYVPCEVCHGDRYNRETLEVHYKGKSIAEVLNMPIEEALGFFEAVPTIARHLKTLNEVGLGYVRLGQSAPTLSGGEAQRVKLASELQKRSTGRTVYVLDEPTTGLHFEDISKLIKVLSGLVDKGNSVIVIEHNLDVIKTADWVIDMGPEGGYGGGLVVAEGTPEAVASVGASHTGKFLRDILGADRVSDGAPVARPAAKKAPAKKAAATKAVAAKKAAPAKKTAARTRKA, encoded by the coding sequence GTGACCGACCGTCTCATCGTTCGTGGCGCTCGCGAGCACAACCTGAAGAACGTCTCGCTCGACCTGCCCCGCGACTCACTCATCGTCTTCACCGGACTCTCCGGGTCGGGCAAGTCCTCCCTGGCCTTCGACACGATCTTCGCCGAGGGCCAGCGCCGCTACGTCGAGTCGCTCTCGTCGTACGCCCGCCAGTTCCTCGGGCAGATGGACAAGCCCGACGTCGACTTCATCGAGGGCCTCTCCCCGGCCGTCTCGATCGACCAGAAGTCGACGTCGCGCAACCCGCGCTCGACCGTGGGCACCATCACCGAGGTCTACGACTACCTCCGCCTCCTCTTCGCGCGCATCGGCAAGCCGCACTGCCCCGAGTGCCGCCGTCCCATCTCGCGGCAGTCGCCGCAGGCGATCGTCGACAAGGTGCTCGCGCTCCCCGAGGGCAGCCGGTTCCAGGTGCTCTCGCCGCTGGTGCGCGAGCGCAAGGGCGAGTTCGTCGACCTCTTCTCCGATCTCCAGACCAAGGGCTACAGCCGGGCGCGGGTGGACGGGGAGACCATCCAGCTCTCCGAGCCGCCCACGCTGAAGAAGCAGGAGAAGCACACCATCGAGGTGGTCATCGACCGCCTCACCGTCAAGGAGAGCGCCAAGCGCCGGCTCACCGACTCCGTGGAGACCGCCCTCGGCCTCTCCGGCGGCATGGTGATCCTGGACTTCGTCGACCTCGCCGAGGACGACCCCGAGCGTGAGCGGATGTACTCCGAGCACCTCTACTGCCCCTACGACGACCTGTCCTTCGAGGAGCTGGAGCCGCGCTCCTTCTCCTTCAACTCGCCCTTCGGCGCCTGCCCCGAGTGCACGGGTATCGGTACGCGCATGGAGGTGGACCCGGAGCTGATCGTTCCGGACGAGGACAAGTCCCTGGACGAGGGTGCGGTCTCGCCGTGGTCGCTCGGCCACACCAAGGACTACTTCCAGCGGCTGATCGGCGCGCTCGCGCAGGAGCTGGGCTTCCGCACCGACATCGCGTGGGCCGGGCTGCCCGCCCGCGCGAAGAAGGCCCTGCTGTACGGGCACAAGACGCAGATCGAGGTCCGCTACCGCAACCGGTACGGGCGGGAGCGGGCGTACACGACGGCCTTCGAGGGCGCCGTGCCGTTCGTCAAGCGGCGGCACGCGGAGTCGGAGAGCGACGCCAGCCGCGAGCGCTTCGAGGGCTACATGCGCGAGGTGCCCTGCCCGACCTGTGAGGGCACCCGCCTCAAGCCGATCGTGCTCGCCGTGACGGTGATGGAGAAGTCCATCGCCGAGGTCGCCGCCATGTCGATCAGCGAGTGCGCGGACTTCCTGGGCCGGATGCGCCTCGACGCCCGCGACAAGAAGATCGCCGAGCGGGTCCTCAAGGAGGTCAACGAGCGGCTCCGCTTCCTCGTGGACGTCGGTCTCGACTACCTCTCGCTCAACCGGGCCGCCGGCACGCTGTCGGGCGGCGAGGCCCAGCGCATCCGGCTCGCCACCCAGATCGGCTCCGGTCTGGTCGGCGTGCTCTACGTGCTGGACGAGCCGTCCATCGGTCTGCACCAGCGGGACAACCACCGGCTGATCGAGACCCTGGTGCGGCTGCGGGACATGGGCAACACGCTCATCGTGGTCGAACACGACGAGGACACCATCAAGGTGGCCGACTGGGTCGTGGACATCGGTCCGGGCGCGGGCGAGCACGGCGGCAAGGTGGTGCACAGCGGTTCGCTCAAGGAGCTGCTGAAGAACACCGAGTCGATGACCGGGCAGTACCTGTCGGGCAAGAAGTCCATCGAGATCCCGGACGTGCGCCGGCCCGTGAACGGGGAGCGCAAGCTGACCGTCCACGGCGCCAAGGAGAACAACCTGCGGGACATCGACGTGTCCTTCCCGCTGGGTGTGCTGACGGCCGTGACCGGCGTGTCGGGTTCGGGCAAGTCGACGCTGGTCAACGACATCCTCTACACGCACCTCGCGCGTGAGCTGAACGGCGCCCGCTCGGTGCCGGGCCGGCACACGCGGGTGGACGGCGACGACCTCGTCGACAAGGTCGTGCACGTCGACCAGTCGCCGATCGGCCGCACCCCGCGGTCCAACCCGGCCACGTACACCGGTGTCTTCGACCACGTCCGCAAGCTGTTCGCGGAGACGATGGAGGCGAAGGTGCGCGGCTATCTGCCGGGCCGCTTCTCCTTCAACGTGAAGGGCGGCCGGTGCGAGAACTGCTCCGGCGACGGCACGATCAAGATCGAGATGAACTTCCTGCCGGACGTCTACGTCCCGTGCGAGGTCTGCCACGGCGACCGGTACAACCGGGAGACGCTGGAGGTCCACTACAAGGGCAAGTCCATCGCGGAAGTCCTGAACATGCCGATCGAGGAGGCGCTGGGCTTCTTCGAGGCGGTGCCGACGATCGCGCGGCACCTCAAGACGCTCAACGAGGTCGGGCTGGGCTACGTCCGCCTCGGCCAGTCCGCGCCGACCCTGTCGGGTGGTGAGGCCCAGCGCGTGAAGCTGGCCTCCGAGCTCCAGAAGCGGTCGACGGGCCGGACGGTCTACGTGCTGGACGAGCCGACCACGGGTCTGCACTTCGAGGACATCTCGAAGCTGATCAAGGTGCTGTCGGGGCTGGTGGACAAGGGGAACTCGGTGATCGTCATCGAGCACAACCTTGACGTCATCAAGACCGCGGACTGGGTCATCGACATGGGCCCGGAAGGCGGCTACGGCGGCGGTCTGGTGGTGGCCGAAGGCACACCGGAGGCGGTGGCCTCGGTCGGCGCCAGCCACACGGGCAAGTTCCTGCGGGACATCCTCGGCGCGGACCGGGTGTCGGACGGGGCGCCCGTGGCACGGCCGGCGGCCAAGAAGGCCCCGGCGAAGAAGGCCGCGGCCACCAAGGCCGTCGCCGCGAAGAAGGCGGCCCCGGCCAAGAAGACGGCGGCCCGGACGCGCAAGGCGTAG
- a CDS encoding maleylpyruvate isomerase family mycothiol-dependent enzyme gives MTDHVHDLRSVREATDRLLTAVAKLDNAALAEESHLPGWTRGHILAHLARNADALVNVFEGRPMYESAAARDADIERDAGRPLEEHLTDLRDSAARFMATTEPDQDWSRTVELRNGITDLAANVPFRRWVEADLHHVDLNVGYELSDLPDEFTEREIVFLADRWSGRPEVPPVALVATDGRSWRTGSAGDPAVTVSGTPAGLLAWLAGRGDKGASLTTSGGPLPGLPPL, from the coding sequence ATGACTGATCATGTGCACGACCTGCGATCTGTACGTGAAGCCACGGACCGGCTGCTGACCGCAGTCGCGAAACTGGACAACGCAGCCCTCGCCGAGGAGTCACACCTCCCGGGCTGGACCCGCGGCCACATCCTGGCCCACCTCGCACGCAACGCGGACGCGCTCGTCAACGTCTTCGAGGGACGCCCGATGTACGAGAGCGCCGCCGCCCGCGACGCGGACATCGAGCGCGACGCCGGCCGGCCCCTCGAAGAACACCTGACGGACCTCCGTGATTCCGCGGCCCGCTTCATGGCCACCACCGAGCCCGACCAGGACTGGTCGCGCACGGTCGAGCTGCGCAACGGCATCACGGACCTCGCCGCCAACGTGCCCTTCCGCCGCTGGGTCGAGGCCGATCTGCACCACGTCGACCTGAACGTCGGCTACGAGCTCTCCGACCTCCCGGACGAGTTCACCGAGCGCGAGATCGTCTTCCTCGCCGACCGCTGGTCCGGCCGCCCCGAGGTGCCGCCGGTGGCCCTCGTCGCGACCGACGGCCGGAGCTGGCGCACCGGCTCCGCCGGGGATCCCGCCGTGACCGTGTCCGGCACCCCCGCGGGGCTGCTGGCCTGGCTGGCCGGCCGCGGCGACAAGGGCGCCTCCCTGACCACCTCCGGCGGCCCCCTCCCCGGGCTCCCCCCGCTCTAG
- a CDS encoding MBL fold metallo-hydrolase, protein MTYTGEVKVGGPADVHELADLMISKVAVGPMNNNAYLLRCRATDEQLLIDAAAEAGTLLSLIGDDGIASVVTTHRHGDHWGALAEVVAATGARTLAGALDAEGIPVATDVPVADGDTITVGRVTLTARHLVGHTPGSIALVYDDPHGHPHVFTGDCLFPGGVGNTHDDPKAFASLIDDVQHKIFEQLPDETWVYPGHGNDTTLGAERPHLAEWRERGW, encoded by the coding sequence ATGACGTACACCGGAGAGGTCAAGGTCGGCGGTCCCGCCGACGTGCACGAACTTGCGGACCTGATGATTTCCAAGGTCGCGGTGGGCCCGATGAACAACAACGCCTACCTGCTGCGCTGCCGCGCCACCGACGAGCAGCTGCTCATCGACGCGGCCGCCGAGGCGGGCACCCTGCTCAGCCTGATCGGCGACGACGGCATCGCGTCCGTGGTCACCACGCACCGGCACGGCGACCACTGGGGCGCGCTCGCCGAGGTGGTCGCGGCGACCGGCGCACGCACCCTCGCGGGCGCCCTCGACGCCGAGGGCATCCCGGTGGCGACGGACGTACCGGTCGCCGACGGGGACACGATCACGGTCGGACGGGTCACGCTGACCGCCCGCCACCTGGTCGGCCACACCCCCGGCTCGATCGCGCTGGTCTACGACGACCCGCACGGCCACCCGCACGTGTTCACCGGCGACTGCCTCTTCCCGGGCGGCGTCGGAAACACCCACGACGACCCGAAGGCCTTCGCCAGCCTGATCGACGACGTGCAGCACAAGATCTTCGAGCAGCTGCCCGACGAGACCTGGGTCTACCCGGGACACGGCAACGACACCACCCTCGGCGCCGAGCGTCCGCACCTGGCCGAATGGCGCGAGCGCGGCTGGTAG
- a CDS encoding MFS transporter, with the protein MLRLATASLAGTAIEFYDFFVYGTAAALVLGPLFFPSFSPLAGTLAAFGTFGVGFLARPLGSAVFGHIGDRYGRRPVLLASLLLTGLATVAVGCVPSYGSIGMAAPVLLLLLRFLQGLGLGGEWGGAVLLTAEHAPERRRGLWSSFPQMGPPVGFLLANGLMLGLSASLTDAQFTAWGWRVPFWAAGVLALAGLWLRRSVEETPQFRALAATDRRADAPLTEVFRGHWRLLLLTGGALAVGYAVFYAVTTWSLAYAAGHLPVGRTAMLACIMVAVAVMGLVTPLVAVLGDRYGRRPLCLIGCTICAVWMFPLVALLRTADPLLMTVGFVGALVGMVTMFSVVAAYLPELYAPRIRCTGAAVGYNLGGVLGGALTPIVATALADGSGPPWGVALYLTGIALVSLVCFALLPETGPAIVSQRTAADRTTETGAAETAAPV; encoded by the coding sequence ATGCTGCGGCTGGCCACGGCCTCGCTCGCCGGCACCGCGATCGAGTTCTACGACTTCTTCGTGTACGGGACGGCCGCCGCCCTCGTGCTCGGCCCGCTCTTCTTCCCCTCCTTCTCCCCGCTCGCCGGAACCCTCGCCGCCTTCGGCACCTTCGGCGTCGGCTTCCTGGCCCGCCCGCTCGGTTCGGCGGTCTTCGGCCACATCGGCGACCGCTACGGCCGGCGCCCGGTACTGCTCGCCTCCCTCCTGCTCACCGGCCTCGCCACGGTGGCCGTCGGCTGCGTGCCCTCGTACGGCTCGATCGGCATGGCCGCGCCCGTGCTCCTGCTCCTGCTGCGCTTCCTGCAGGGCCTCGGGCTGGGCGGGGAGTGGGGCGGCGCCGTCCTGCTGACCGCCGAGCACGCCCCCGAGCGACGGCGCGGACTGTGGTCGAGCTTCCCGCAGATGGGCCCGCCGGTGGGCTTCCTGCTCGCCAACGGCCTGATGCTGGGGCTGTCCGCGTCGCTGACCGACGCCCAGTTCACCGCCTGGGGGTGGCGGGTTCCGTTCTGGGCTGCCGGGGTGCTGGCGCTGGCCGGGCTGTGGCTGCGCCGCTCGGTGGAGGAGACCCCGCAGTTCCGGGCGCTCGCCGCGACGGACCGGCGGGCCGACGCCCCGCTGACCGAGGTCTTCCGGGGCCACTGGCGGCTGCTCCTGCTGACCGGCGGGGCGCTCGCCGTCGGGTACGCCGTCTTCTACGCGGTCACCACCTGGTCCCTCGCCTACGCCGCCGGTCACCTCCCGGTGGGCCGCACGGCGATGCTGGCCTGCATCATGGTCGCGGTCGCGGTGATGGGTCTGGTGACCCCGCTGGTCGCGGTGCTCGGCGACCGCTACGGGCGGCGGCCGCTGTGCCTGATCGGGTGCACGATCTGCGCGGTGTGGATGTTCCCGCTGGTGGCCCTGTTGCGGACGGCCGATCCACTGCTGATGACGGTGGGCTTCGTCGGGGCGCTGGTCGGCATGGTGACGATGTTCTCGGTGGTGGCCGCGTACCTGCCCGAGCTCTACGCGCCGCGGATCCGCTGCACGGGCGCGGCCGTCGGCTACAACCTGGGCGGGGTGCTGGGCGGGGCGCTGACCCCGATCGTGGCGACGGCGCTGGCGGACGGTTCCGGTCCGCCGTGGGGTGTCGCGCTGTACCTGACCGGGATCGCCCTGGTGAGCCTGGTCTGTTTCGCGCTGCTGCCGGAGACCGGTCCGGCGATCGTCTCGCAGCGGACGGCCGCGGACCGGACGACGGAAACGGGGGCGGCCGAAACGGCCGCCCCCGTGTAG
- a CDS encoding TerC family protein, producing MEVSWALWVATILGLSLLIGADFFIGRKPHDVSIKEAGTWTVVWIVLAALFGLGLWFFGNPQASQEFFAGFITEKSLSVDNLFVFVLIMAKFAVPSHLQQRVLLIGVLIALVLRAVFIAAGAAIIASFSWVFYIFGAFLIYTAWKLIQEARKDEDDEEFEENRLLKSVEKKFGVADRYHGTKLFVVNNGKRVLTPLMVVMLAIGTTDVLFALDSIPAIFGLTQDPYIVFTANAFALMGLRQLYFLIGGLLKKLVHLSYGLSIILGFIGIKLVLHALHENGVHVPVISIPVSLGVICGVLVITTITSLMASRKQAAAEAAARPENVDA from the coding sequence ATGGAAGTTTCCTGGGCCCTGTGGGTCGCGACCATTCTTGGTCTGTCCCTCCTCATCGGTGCCGATTTCTTCATCGGCCGCAAGCCGCACGACGTATCCATCAAGGAAGCCGGCACCTGGACGGTCGTCTGGATCGTCCTCGCCGCACTCTTCGGCCTCGGCCTGTGGTTCTTCGGCAACCCGCAGGCGTCCCAGGAGTTCTTCGCGGGCTTCATCACCGAGAAGTCGCTGAGCGTCGACAACCTCTTCGTCTTCGTCCTGATCATGGCGAAGTTCGCGGTGCCGTCCCACCTGCAGCAGCGCGTGCTGCTCATCGGCGTACTGATCGCCCTGGTCCTGCGCGCGGTCTTCATCGCCGCCGGCGCCGCGATCATCGCCAGCTTCTCCTGGGTCTTCTACATCTTCGGCGCGTTCCTGATCTACACCGCGTGGAAGCTGATCCAGGAGGCCCGCAAGGACGAGGACGACGAGGAGTTCGAGGAGAACCGCCTCCTCAAGTCGGTCGAGAAGAAGTTCGGCGTCGCCGACCGGTACCACGGCACCAAGCTCTTCGTCGTCAACAACGGCAAGCGCGTGCTGACCCCGCTGATGGTCGTCATGCTCGCCATCGGCACCACCGACGTGCTGTTCGCCCTGGACTCCATCCCCGCCATCTTCGGCCTCACGCAGGACCCGTACATCGTCTTCACGGCCAACGCCTTCGCGCTGATGGGTCTGCGCCAGCTGTACTTCCTCATCGGCGGCCTGCTGAAGAAGCTGGTCCACCTCAGCTACGGCCTCTCGATCATCCTGGGCTTCATCGGCATCAAGCTGGTGCTGCACGCCCTGCACGAGAACGGCGTCCACGTTCCGGTGATCTCGATCCCGGTCTCCCTCGGCGTCATCTGCGGTGTCCTGGTCATCACCACGATCACCAGCCTGATGGCCTCCAGGAAGCAGGCGGCGGCCGAGGCCGCCGCCCGCCCGGAGAACGTCGACGCGTAA
- a CDS encoding TerD family protein — protein sequence MTAELVRGQNHPVSQSRVEIRVSAGTPVLALASLADEQGRFAGNGMLAHPGARSLPGVESPGELAERHTFTVDLDEVAADVHRLGVLLVLPPGGPVRFGAVPASYVAVADPDGAELAGYTLTGLDAETAVVALELYRRQGAWKVRAVGQGYAEGLRALLADGGLPAPAAAELAAAVLGTTPRTAGADATLATMPTHVGDLRTPQAPPQPPAPAPEPPDPLPVSGHPYAGAPGPAPGGDTGGSPPTISYSHPRRRRTSTEPPEPAPRPAAPQEPGQHPRPVAGDASGWSMDERLYNQVWGMFEDLARTVSAYRGAVEFADSRMDRELDEALSDPRHRLGGSGNAARDTARARREELVAQAQAVLDRDLAQLIAESEVVEPALPAAYARWDNPVWHGHRTPEESPLALRLGDLHLPERPDLRIPMLTRLPLERGLWIDNGRTGSEAAMTMDTDRLRRAAMDMAVALAVRLLAVHPADRFSVHVIDAAGAGSASLAPLVRAGVLAGPPAAGATGVTQTLARLTRRVDLVQMALRAGAPEDLPPDVDTADQLLIVHDFPHGFDDRAVTQLRYLADEGAAVGVHLLMVADRDEASAYGPLLDPLWRSLMRLSPVPDNHLADPWVHHAWTFEPDLPPQGSRVLDQALDRVAEARRTTRP from the coding sequence ATGACGGCTGAACTGGTCCGGGGGCAGAACCACCCCGTGTCCCAGAGCCGGGTGGAGATCAGGGTTTCGGCGGGCACGCCCGTGCTCGCCCTGGCCTCGCTCGCCGACGAACAGGGCCGGTTCGCCGGCAACGGGATGCTCGCCCACCCGGGCGCCAGGTCCCTTCCCGGCGTCGAGTCGCCGGGCGAGCTCGCCGAGCGGCACACCTTCACCGTCGACCTCGACGAGGTCGCGGCGGACGTCCACCGGCTCGGCGTACTGCTCGTCCTCCCGCCCGGCGGCCCGGTCCGCTTCGGCGCGGTACCGGCCTCCTACGTGGCCGTGGCCGACCCGGACGGCGCCGAGCTCGCCGGTTACACCCTGACCGGGCTCGACGCCGAGACGGCCGTCGTCGCCCTGGAGCTGTACCGGCGCCAGGGCGCCTGGAAGGTCCGCGCCGTGGGCCAGGGCTACGCCGAGGGCCTCCGCGCCCTGCTCGCCGACGGCGGGCTGCCCGCACCGGCTGCCGCGGAGCTCGCCGCCGCCGTGCTCGGCACGACCCCGCGCACCGCGGGGGCCGACGCCACGCTCGCGACCATGCCGACCCACGTCGGCGACCTGCGCACCCCCCAGGCCCCGCCGCAGCCCCCCGCGCCCGCCCCCGAACCGCCGGACCCGCTCCCCGTCTCCGGCCACCCCTACGCGGGTGCGCCCGGACCCGCGCCCGGTGGCGACACCGGGGGCTCCCCGCCCACCATCAGCTACTCCCACCCGCGGCGCCGACGCACCAGCACCGAGCCGCCCGAGCCCGCGCCGCGGCCCGCCGCCCCGCAGGAACCCGGACAGCACCCGCGGCCCGTCGCCGGGGACGCCAGCGGCTGGTCCATGGACGAGCGGCTCTACAACCAGGTCTGGGGGATGTTCGAGGACCTGGCCCGCACGGTCTCCGCCTACCGAGGCGCCGTCGAGTTCGCCGATTCCCGCATGGACCGCGAGCTCGACGAGGCCCTGTCCGACCCGCGCCACCGCCTCGGCGGCTCCGGCAACGCCGCCCGCGACACCGCGCGGGCCCGCCGCGAGGAGCTCGTCGCCCAGGCCCAGGCCGTCCTCGACCGGGACCTGGCCCAGCTGATCGCCGAGTCGGAGGTGGTCGAGCCCGCGCTGCCGGCTGCGTACGCCCGCTGGGACAACCCCGTGTGGCACGGTCACCGCACGCCCGAGGAGAGCCCGCTGGCCCTGCGCCTGGGGGACCTGCACCTGCCCGAGCGGCCCGATCTGCGCATCCCCATGCTGACCCGCCTCCCGCTGGAGCGCGGACTGTGGATCGACAACGGCCGCACCGGCTCCGAGGCCGCGATGACCATGGACACCGACCGGCTGCGCCGCGCGGCCATGGACATGGCCGTCGCCCTGGCGGTCCGGCTGCTCGCCGTCCACCCCGCCGACCGGTTCTCCGTGCACGTCATCGACGCGGCCGGGGCCGGATCCGCCTCGCTGGCGCCGCTGGTGCGCGCCGGGGTGCTGGCCGGTCCGCCCGCCGCCGGGGCCACCGGGGTCACCCAGACCCTGGCCCGGCTGACCCGGCGGGTGGACCTCGTACAGATGGCGCTGCGGGCCGGCGCCCCCGAGGACCTGCCGCCGGACGTGGACACGGCCGACCAGCTGCTGATCGTGCACGACTTCCCGCACGGCTTCGACGACCGCGCCGTCACCCAGCTGCGCTACCTCGCCGACGAGGGCGCGGCGGTCGGCGTGCACCTGCTGATGGTCGCGGACCGCGACGAGGCCTCGGCGTACGGGCCGCTGCTCGATCCGCTGTGGCGCTCCCTGATGCGGCTCTCGCCGGTGCCCGACAACCACCTCGCCGACCCCTGGGTCCATCACGCCTGGACCTTCGAACCGGACCTGCCCCCGCAGGGCAGCAGGGTCCTCGACCAGGCACTGGACCGGGTGGCGGAGGCCCGGCGCACTACCCGCCCGTGA
- a CDS encoding TerD family protein, with the protein MTVNMTKGQAISLQKADGGTLTAVRMGLGWQAAKRRGLFGSRTREIDLDASAVLFADKQPVDVVFFRHLQSDDGSVRHTGDNLVGGVGQGGDDEAILVDLQRVPVHIDQIVFTVNSFTGQTFQEVQNAFCRIVDETNGQELARYTLDGGGQYTAQIMAKVSRSGAGWQMTALGNPANGRTFQDLMPAILPHL; encoded by the coding sequence GTGACGGTCAACATGACCAAGGGTCAGGCCATCAGTCTGCAGAAGGCGGACGGAGGCACGCTGACCGCGGTCCGGATGGGCCTCGGCTGGCAGGCGGCCAAGCGCCGCGGACTGTTCGGCTCGCGGACGCGGGAGATCGACCTCGACGCCTCGGCGGTGCTCTTCGCCGACAAGCAGCCCGTCGACGTGGTCTTCTTCCGGCACCTGCAGAGCGACGACGGCTCGGTGCGCCACACCGGTGACAACCTCGTCGGCGGCGTCGGCCAGGGCGGGGACGACGAGGCGATCCTCGTCGACCTCCAGCGCGTGCCGGTGCACATCGACCAGATCGTCTTCACGGTGAACTCCTTCACCGGCCAGACGTTCCAGGAAGTGCAGAACGCGTTCTGCCGCATCGTCGACGAGACCAACGGCCAGGAGCTGGCCCGCTACACCCTCGACGGCGGCGGTCAGTACACCGCGCAGATCATGGCCAAGGTGTCCCGCTCGGGCGCCGGCTGGCAGATGACGGCCCTCGGGAACCCGGCCAACGGCCGCACCTTCCAGGACCTCATGCCGGCGATCCTGCCGCACCTGTAG